One Pseudomonas muyukensis DNA segment encodes these proteins:
- a CDS encoding M91 family zinc metallopeptidase, producing the protein MSSTDRIKIGTTAEHIHSTHDLPYEDATLSVELLPPPPIPASPGLLIRVKMQGVRLNIDRGVDGVSLSLPSAYYFIALDEREPVQICTGDGDDTIALVAQTGTAVAVQTGAGDDVIVGSTGTNGNIVVDAGPGNDRMEVSGAGIATLYGGSGNDVMRASTAQASLFAGTGDDIIESQGAAIISAPSGTNHITCVVGRDQVYSNADSQIIASSAGVALPTTGAHAGYQAITIEGDTAYRSRVSDLLALLVTTTAGNKLLTSLDASGAQITIKEIGSLDNAYYKPDGVLGDPTVRGIDQPGDRLRVGMIGFNPLAQRPHTPAAVILFHELCHAWNHVNGTVLPEHENQVTGLPTAHSFDFDGDPDTPPSNTNPDPFNENALRHELGLPRRNTY; encoded by the coding sequence ATGTCCAGCACTGACAGAATCAAGATCGGCACGACCGCCGAGCACATTCACAGCACCCATGACCTTCCCTACGAGGACGCGACCCTCAGCGTGGAGCTGCTGCCACCGCCGCCGATCCCGGCCAGCCCGGGCCTGTTGATCAGGGTGAAGATGCAGGGTGTGCGACTGAACATCGATCGCGGCGTGGACGGTGTGTCCCTGAGCCTGCCAAGCGCCTACTACTTCATTGCGCTGGACGAGCGCGAGCCCGTGCAGATCTGTACCGGTGACGGCGATGACACCATAGCCCTGGTCGCGCAAACCGGCACTGCGGTCGCCGTGCAAACCGGCGCGGGCGACGATGTGATTGTTGGCAGCACGGGCACGAATGGCAATATCGTGGTCGATGCCGGCCCGGGCAACGACCGCATGGAAGTGTCAGGCGCCGGTATCGCAACACTGTATGGTGGCAGCGGCAACGATGTGATGCGCGCTAGCACTGCACAAGCCAGCCTGTTTGCGGGCACTGGGGATGACATCATCGAAAGCCAAGGCGCCGCGATCATCAGTGCGCCAAGTGGCACGAACCACATCACCTGCGTGGTCGGTCGCGACCAGGTGTACAGCAATGCCGATTCCCAGATCATCGCCAGCAGCGCTGGCGTCGCCCTCCCCACCACAGGCGCCCATGCCGGCTATCAGGCGATCACCATCGAGGGCGACACCGCCTATCGTAGCCGCGTGAGCGATCTGCTCGCACTGCTGGTCACCACCACGGCGGGCAATAAACTACTGACAAGCCTCGACGCAAGCGGCGCCCAGATAACCATCAAGGAAATCGGTTCGCTGGACAACGCCTACTACAAGCCCGACGGCGTGCTTGGTGACCCCACCGTGCGCGGCATCGACCAGCCAGGTGACAGGCTGCGGGTCGGCATGATCGGTTTCAACCCCCTTGCGCAAAGGCCCCACACACCTGCTGCAGTGATCCTGTTCCACGAACTCTGCCATGCCTGGAACCACGTCAACGGCACGGTCTTGCCAGAGCACGAAAACCAGGTCACCGGCTTGCCAACGGCGCACAGCTTCGATTTTGACGGTGATCCCGACACCCCGCCCAGCAACACCAACCCGGACCCGTTCAACGAAAACGCGCTTCGCCACGAACTCGGCCTGCCACGGCGCAATACCTACTGA
- a CDS encoding topoisomerase II, which translates to MSDALRLILEDEDGTQLETSCTRFAVVWQGKEVWIQQDGRGQLLIGVDVEEDDTEYANLLLRPMATNLVSLQLEMEPADAGDDDHVHGPDCGHHH; encoded by the coding sequence ATGTCCGACGCCCTGCGCCTGATCCTGGAAGATGAAGACGGCACCCAGCTGGAAACCTCCTGCACCCGCTTTGCCGTGGTCTGGCAAGGCAAGGAAGTATGGATTCAGCAAGATGGCCGCGGCCAACTGCTGATCGGCGTGGATGTCGAGGAAGACGACACCGAGTACGCCAACCTGCTGCTGCGCCCGATGGCTACCAACCTGGTCAGCCTGCAACTGGAAATGGAGCCGGCCGATGCCGGTGACGACGACCACGTCCACGGCCCGGACTGCGGCCACCACCACTAA
- the astE gene encoding succinylglutamate desuccinylase encodes MLALGKLLELTLTDHEPAEKTQVTPRGVRLRWLGEGALEVRPPEAEDSGLDLLLSAGIHGNETAPIELLEKLLHGVADGSIKPRARVLFLFGNPPAIRKGERFIEQDINRLFNGRHELSSGFEALRAAELEQFARVFFSKPERARLHYDLHTAIRGSKIEQFALYPYKEGRKHSRRELARLAAAGMEAVLLQSKSSITFSAFTYEQLDAEAFTLELGKARPFGQNEQVNLDKLEARLIHLIENTEPQTEQSLDGLKLFSVAREIIKHSDSFHLHLPADIENFSELSKGYLLAEDLAETRWVVEEEGARIIFPNPKVKNGLRAGILVVPDKGGQLG; translated from the coding sequence ATGCTCGCCCTTGGCAAACTGCTTGAGCTGACCCTGACCGATCACGAACCGGCCGAGAAGACCCAAGTGACGCCCAGGGGCGTGCGTTTGCGCTGGTTGGGGGAGGGCGCCTTGGAAGTGCGTCCGCCCGAGGCCGAGGACAGTGGCCTCGACCTGTTGCTGTCGGCCGGTATCCATGGCAATGAGACGGCGCCGATCGAGTTGCTGGAAAAACTCCTGCACGGTGTGGCCGATGGCTCCATCAAGCCGCGCGCGCGGGTGTTGTTCCTGTTTGGCAATCCGCCGGCGATCCGCAAGGGCGAGCGCTTCATCGAACAGGACATCAACCGCCTGTTCAATGGTCGACACGAGCTTTCCAGCGGCTTCGAGGCGCTGCGCGCCGCCGAGCTCGAGCAGTTCGCCCGGGTGTTCTTCAGCAAGCCCGAGCGCGCGCGCCTGCATTACGACCTGCATACCGCCATCCGCGGTTCGAAGATCGAGCAGTTCGCCCTGTATCCCTACAAGGAAGGGCGCAAGCACTCCCGTCGCGAGCTGGCCCGCCTGGCGGCGGCCGGCATGGAGGCGGTGCTGCTGCAGAGCAAGTCGTCGATCACCTTCAGCGCGTTCACCTACGAACAGCTCGACGCCGAAGCCTTCACCCTGGAGCTGGGCAAGGCCCGCCCCTTCGGGCAGAACGAGCAAGTCAACCTCGACAAGCTCGAAGCGCGCCTGATCCACCTCATCGAAAACACCGAGCCCCAGACCGAACAGAGCCTGGACGGCCTCAAGCTGTTCAGCGTCGCCCGCGAGATCATCAAGCACAGCGACAGCTTCCACCTGCACCTGCCGGCGGACATCGAGAACTTCTCCGAGCTGAGCAAGGGCTACCTGCTGGCCGAAGACCTGGCCGAGACGCGCTGGGTGGTCGAGGAGGAGGGGGCGCGGATCATCTTCCCCAACCCCAAGGTCAAGAATGGCCTGAGGGCGGGGATTCTGGTCGTCCCTGACAAGGGCGGACAGCTTGGATAA